The Aminipila terrae nucleotide sequence TCTTTCAGGGGGATTAGTTAATTCCCGTACTCTTTATGGCAACAAATATTATGACGAATTTAAGCTGATTGATAAGCTTGTTGAGCTTTCACAGAATAACCATGTATACATAGTTGATACGGTTGCCCGTCTGGCAACCTGTACGGTGGGCTATCAGGGTGCCAGCCTGGAAACTTATAACTATCTGCGTCAATATAATCTTACACCCAGATATATACTGAATAATAGAGACCTGTCTGTGCGAAATATTGTTTCAGATTACACCAGAGATGATCAGGGAAGAAAGATTACAATTGATCCCAAATACTCAACAGAAGTAAATAATTCATTGAAAACCCGGGAAAGAAAATTAAGCATTATAGATTATATTCTGTCCATGGATTCATCGGGAAAAATGAAATATTTTATTGGTATTGATGATTCTAATCCCCAGAATACTATTCAGACAAACGAAGTAAAATTTATACAGAAGAAACTGGGTGACAAAGGACTTATTTATTCAGGTGCAGATGAGCTGGGTATGATGGCTGTGCTGAATCTGATGATTGATTATTATGGGTACAATGTAAATGCTTCAGCTGTATATTTTGGTAATACGGAAAGTTCAGGTTCAGGCTCCGTATATGATATGGAAACCGTAAAGGAAAATGTGGAAAAACACCTGAAAAGCATTGGCGTAAATCTGGTAGATAAAGATAAAGCTGACATGGAAATCGTTGTACTGACTTCACCATCTACTCCTATCCTCAATTCAAAATATATCAGCAAAATGATTGATTATATAAATAACAATATCTCTAAGGGGATTCCTACCATAGTTATTAATTCGGCTCCTGCCGCCTATGGTGGAAATCTTGAATACAGAATGACCAGAGAATGTGAAATGAGCATGCTGCTGGCTTACAGCAGCTGGGGCACCGTAGGCAATTCTATCGGTATATCTTTATGCAATGGGATTTCACGTTATCTGTATTTACATAGCAGAGACAATAGCAGTGATAAAGCCGATATCGCATTTTTAAAGGGACTGATTTTTTCTTATGAAAAGGATATAAGCTATATCAGAGGTGGTGGAAAAACCCTGTTTAATGATTATCTGACTTCTAAGGGATGGTCTGTCAATAACTTTTATCAGAGCAATGAACAGGTAAAAACCATCAATACAGATTTGGAGAATATGCTGAAAACCTCCGACTATAATGTTACTGTAAATGATATTATTGACAATCTCACTGACTGCAGATATTTTAAAGGGCTTGGAGGAGAATGCGGCATCATAGGAAAAATTAATCTGAGTAATTATTCGGCTCCATTTTTCAGGACCTATGAAATCCATTTTGACATTGGTGTAAAATTAAGTGATATCACCTTAAAAGGATTTAGAGATTCCATGACTGTCAATATGCCATATACTCCTGCAAAGGGACAGATGGCTTATTCGGTCAACCTGTATTATCTGGATCAGGCAGGTAAACTTCAGAAAATGCCTTGTACCTACGATAAAAATACAGGAACAGTAAAATTTGCAACAAATATAATGCCAAATTTCTTTACAGACACCCAGAGCATGGAGGCCGATAAGGCAAAGTCCCTGTTTGTTGACGTTCCTGTATCTGCTTGGTATTTTGATTATGTAATGTATGCCTATGAGAAAGGAATGATGAAGGGCACCAGTAGTAACACTTTCCAGCCTCAGGCACCTATGACACGAGCCATGATGGTCTATACACTTTATAAAATGGCAGGAGCTCCAGCAGTGGAAGAAAATTATGAACTACCTGGAGATGTAGGCAACGGCTGGTATAATACAGCTGTAAAATGGGCATTTGTCAATGGAATTGTTTCGGAAAACTGGGATAAGAAGTTTGGAACCAATAATCCTGTAACCAGGGAACAGCTTGCGGATATGCTGTGGAAATATGCGAAATACAAAAAAATGGATACTACAACAGGAAAAAATCCTGGGGTATATAGCTATGCGGATGTTTTTGCTGTTTCACCAGAATTACGGGGAGGGTTTGACTGGGCCTGCAGCAACGGTATCATAACAGGCACCGGTGATGGGACCAGGCTTGCCCCTGGAAAGGCGGCTTCCCGTGCAGAAGTAGCGGCAGTTTTAAAGCGGTTTGAAGAGACAGAATAACATCATTTATTACAATTGAAAACTTAAAAACCACAAAGGTAAATTTTAATTTACTTTTGTGGTTTTTTTATGCTTATCTTAAGAAAATTTTGTAAAAAAGAATAAATAATATTTGACTTTTTCCATAAATTGTTTTAGTATTGATAAGAACAGTTCGCATACGAACTAAAAACAGCTAAAAGGAAAGGTGCAGGTATGAAAATAGTAAATAAAAAAACTTTAATCATTATATTTTCGTTTATCATTATTATTCTGATATTTATTGGAGTTAATGCAGGAAAGACAAATTCCTCTCTGAATAATCAGGAAGTTTATGCAAATCAGAAACCAGATGAACTTTCATTTATTATGGCAGGGAAGGTTGACGCTATTGAAAGTGCGGATATCTCTTCCAAAACTTCCGGAAAAATAGCAGAGCTGAATGTAGATGTAGGATCTGTAGTAAGGAAAGGAGATGTACTGGCCCGAATCGATATGAAGGAGGTTCCGGCACAGGTAAATCAGGCACAGTCTACTATTGATATAGCCAATGTAAATTTAAACAATGCTCAGAACAGTTATAACAGGGCCCTGGAATTATACCAGGCAGGGCAGTGGCAAAAGAAGCCCTGGAAAGTGCAGAGAAACAGCTGAATACTGCTCAGGCGCAGGTAAATCAGGCACAATCAGGGTTAGATATAATCAATGCCAATTCATCTAATGGAGTGATTGTAGCACCTGTTTCAGGAACAGTTACATCAAAGAACATAAATGTGGGAGAAATGGCTGTTGCAGGTGCTAACTTAATGAGTATTGTTAATTCTGATAAGACTTATATTAACGCTTATTTGCCTGCAAGACTTTCAAATGAAATTAAACAGGGGCAAAAAGTAGCTATACGGATTTCTGAGATTCCAGACAAACTTTTTGATGGTAAGGTTTCACTGGTTGATACAGTCGTAGACGCTCAAAATAAAAATATTCTTGTTAAAGTAAGCATGTTAGAAAATGATCCGGCTGTTAAGGTTGGCATGTTTGCAGAAATTGCACTAAAGAAATAAGGCTGGTGATTAATATATGGAATCAAAAAGAAAAGTATTAATGTTATCTGTTGTTGCTGTAATGCTGCTGGTTCTGGGAACTATCGGGGCCTATTACTGGTACGAGGGAAATTATTTTGTAAAAACTGAAGATGCAAAAGTTGCAGGAGATATTGTTAAGGTTTCTCCTCAGATGACCGGAAAGCTGTTGGAATTAAATGTAGAAGAAGGTCAAAGTCTGGAAAAAGATCAGATCATAGGCAGGCAGGAAATGGGCACTTTATCCGATACCAATTTAGAGCAGTCGGTTATCCGGTCTCCCATTTCTGGATTTGTTCTGAAAAAACAGGCTACCCCAGGGGAACTTGTGTCAACGGGACAGACTATAATTATGATGGTAGACCCCACCAATTTATACATAAATGCTAATATAGAAGAGACGGATATGGCAAAACTAAAAATTGGGCAAAGGGTTGAGATTACAGTAGATGAATATAAAGGGCAGAAAATCTCTGGAAGAGTTGAGTCTATTGGGAAAGCCGCAAACTCTGCCTTTTCTCTTTTATCTGGCTCAACAAGCGGAACTTTTACAAAAGTAGTACAGAGGGTACCCGTTAAAATCGTATTTGACGATAAAAAGAATGATAATGGCCTTTTACTTGGAACAAATGCTGTAGTAAAAATCCGCATTCGATAAGAGGTGGTTTCAAGTGAAAAATCATGATGACGTTTATAAATGGCTTGCGCTGTTTGTAGTTTTAATCGGAACTTTTATGAGCGTTTTAAGCAGTAGCCTGATTAATCTCGCCCTGCCTAAAATGATGTCTGTTTTTGGTGTGACTTTATCGGATATCACATGGGTAGTAACGGCTTATTCCCTTGCTATGGGAGCTGTAGTACCTCTGACCGGATTTTTAAGCGATACAATAGGAATAAAGAAGCTGTATGTCATAGCCCTCTCTATGTTTACTCTGGGTTCTGCCCTGTCCGGGATGGCATGGAACAATAGTGCCATGATTGTTTTCCGTGTAATACAGGCAATCGGAGGGGGACTTATGAGCCCTGTAGGAATGTCCATTGTATATGCTATTTTCCCTGTAGAAGAAAGAGGAAAAGCTTTGGGAATCTGGGGTGTTGCAGCCATGGCTGCTCCCGCACTGGGACCTACATTAGGAGGGTATATCCTTTCTAATCTGGATTGGAGGCTTTTGTTTTACATCAACGTGCCTATAGGTATATTCGGAATTATTTTTGCTATCTTTTTACTCAGGGAGACGGAGAAAAAACCTTACGAGGGTAATTTTGATATAATTGGTTTTATTACTTCTGTTGTGGGTATTGTATGTACTTTGTATGTAGTTGGAAAGTGGTCTTCTATAAGCTGGAAAGAAATCCATTATCCTGTTTTACTTACTATTGGTATCTTCAGTTTAGTTTTATTTGTTATAAATGAACTTACACACACAAATCCACTGTTGGATTTAAGGATTTTAAAGCTCTATGATTACGGCTTAAGCCAGATTATCAGTTGTGTACTGGTAATGGCACTAATGGGGGGAGCTATATACTTCCATTATATCTTCAAAATGTGAAAGGCTTATCTGCTATGCAGAGCGGTATTGTCATGCTGCCATCTGCCATTGCAGCAGCTATAACAATGCCTATAAGTGGAGCCATATTTGACCGGTTTGGGGCAAAAATAGTAGCTATACCAGGCCTTTTCATATTACTATGGGGTCTTATCATCTTACTTATCTGAGCGCAGATACCTCCAATCTGACAATTATGACCATTTCCTTTATAAGAGGAATTGGACTGGGGCTTGCCATGATGCCAATCAGCACTGTAGGTATGAATGCTGTACCACTGAAATTAACTGGCAGGGCTTCCGCACTTACCAATACACTTAGAAATATATTTAGTTCTATTAGCGTGACCATTGTAGCTACACTGATGACTACCAAGACTACCAATAACTATGCACGATTAGCAGAGAATGTGACCTTGTCAAATCAGGCAGTTACTGATACAATAAAACAAATACAAGGGCTTTACATGACATCCGGAGTATCATCCACAGAAGCTCAGGCCTCTGCTATAACTGCCATTGCAGGAGTGGTACAGAAGCAGGCATATCTGGATGCCATTAATTATACGATTGCATTTACAACGATAACTGTCTTTGCTGCTATTATACTGGTATTTTTGATGAAAGCTCAAAAACAAAAAGAAATTTATAAATGTTAGGTGCTAGGAGAATATGGTGGAAACAAATAAGAACTCAGAACAATCAATGATTGACTATGCGGAAAAAATTGTCAGACTTTTAAAGACTACTAGAAAAGAGCTGAATGACTATTCCTTTGAAAAATCAAAACAATATGGGTTTACTGGGCCACAGCTGTTTTTAGTTTTTGTATTATATAAATATCCGGGACTCAGTCTTCAGGAGGTAAGCGAAAAAATAGGCTTATCTAAGAGTACGGTTTCAGGTATAGTGGATCGCTTAGTCTGTCAGGGTGATGTTGTTCGGGAAATCCCTTCAGAAGACCGCAGGAGTGTGAAGCTGTTTTTATCTTCCGACTTTTCTAAAAAACATAATCTTATGGAAATAAAGAGGCAGTTCCTTACCGATTTAATTAGTGATGCATCAACTGAAGATTTAAATACTGTTATTAACGGGCTTGAAAAAATATATGAAATAATTCAAAATAAGAAATTAAAGAATACTGAAAAATAAACAATTCCCCTTAGATAAAATCCTGCTGTCCATTGGAAAGTTGATTGCATCTAAGGGGATTTTGTTATTCATTGGTCCGATTTAGTATTTCTATGACTTTTTCCTCCTGGTCAAATAAAGCACATCCTCCAGCATGTTCACTGCCCACTAAGTTGTTATCCTGAAGACGCCTGAAAAACGGAGAATCAAGTGCTTCTAACAGGGTGTGGTTTCGCAGCCTGTAATCTGAATAAGGGGAGAAGGGACAAGCTTCTGCCTCACCCTGATAGTTAATATGAAAAAAGCCACGTCCGGCAGCAAGGCAACCTCCCATTTTATTTTCATCACCAGGAAAGGATAAAAATAAGATGGAAGGGTATTTATTCCGTAGTTCTTCCTGTGATTGCTGCAGTTGCTCACGCTCTTTCTGTGAGAATGCAAGATTTCGTGTATCTGAATCTACAGGCACGTACTCGATAAATAAAACTGTCCTGCAACCAAGCTGCCGCAGGCCATCTATAAATTCAACATTTACTATTTCACTTAGATTCTTTGTTGTCGCCGTAATAGAAACCCCAAACAGGATTTTTTCACCATTCAGTTGGACCATTTTTTCCTGTATTGTTTTATATATACCTTTTCCCCGGCGGAGGTCAGTGGATTCCTGTGAACCCTCCAAGCTGATTATGGGGATAAGATTTCTGCTTTGCTTAAATAACTTTATGTATTTCGTATCAATCAGGGTTCCGTTTGTGAAAATAGGAAAAATTATTTCAGGAGTCTGTGATGCAGCCTGGATTACATCATACCGC carries:
- a CDS encoding MFS transporter: MGSYHLTYLSADTSNLTIMTISFIRGIGLGLAMMPISTVGMNAVPLKLTGRASALTNTLRNIFSSISVTIVATLMTTKTTNNYARLAENVTLSNQAVTDTIKQIQGLYMTSGVSSTEAQASAITAIAGVVQKQAYLDAINYTIAFTTITVFAAIILVFLMKAQKQKEIYKC
- a CDS encoding DUF4127 family protein — encoded protein: MRAKILSLLLCITMVLTISQGSMVTAWADTTKVDTAKTEEKEPILAYVPLDNRPVNVDRVIYEAESAGFKVMMPDADLYATRLDGQPLNSNGTAYGDSEKLMEWITEMDKKTDYFVISLDQLLSGGLVNSRTLYGNKYYDEFKLIDKLVELSQNNHVYIVDTVARLATCTVGYQGASLETYNYLRQYNLTPRYILNNRDLSVRNIVSDYTRDDQGRKITIDPKYSTEVNNSLKTRERKLSIIDYILSMDSSGKMKYFIGIDDSNPQNTIQTNEVKFIQKKLGDKGLIYSGADELGMMAVLNLMIDYYGYNVNASAVYFGNTESSGSGSVYDMETVKENVEKHLKSIGVNLVDKDKADMEIVVLTSPSTPILNSKYISKMIDYINNNISKGIPTIVINSAPAAYGGNLEYRMTRECEMSMLLAYSSWGTVGNSIGISLCNGISRYLYLHSRDNSSDKADIAFLKGLIFSYEKDISYIRGGGKTLFNDYLTSKGWSVNNFYQSNEQVKTINTDLENMLKTSDYNVTVNDIIDNLTDCRYFKGLGGECGIIGKINLSNYSAPFFRTYEIHFDIGVKLSDITLKGFRDSMTVNMPYTPAKGQMAYSVNLYYLDQAGKLQKMPCTYDKNTGTVKFATNIMPNFFTDTQSMEADKAKSLFVDVPVSAWYFDYVMYAYEKGMMKGTSSNTFQPQAPMTRAMMVYTLYKMAGAPAVEENYELPGDVGNGWYNTAVKWAFVNGIVSENWDKKFGTNNPVTREQLADMLWKYAKYKKMDTTTGKNPGVYSYADVFAVSPELRGGFDWACSNGIITGTGDGTRLAPGKAASRAEVAAVLKRFEETE
- a CDS encoding efflux RND transporter periplasmic adaptor subunit gives rise to the protein MKIVNKKTLIIIFSFIIIILIFIGVNAGKTNSSLNNQEVYANQKPDELSFIMAGKVDAIESADISSKTSGKIAELNVDVGSVVRKGDVLARIDMKEVPAQVNQAQSTIDIANVNLNNAQNSYNRALELYQAGQWQKKPWKVQRNS
- a CDS encoding MarR family winged helix-turn-helix transcriptional regulator; protein product: MVETNKNSEQSMIDYAEKIVRLLKTTRKELNDYSFEKSKQYGFTGPQLFLVFVLYKYPGLSLQEVSEKIGLSKSTVSGIVDRLVCQGDVVREIPSEDRRSVKLFLSSDFSKKHNLMEIKRQFLTDLISDASTEDLNTVINGLEKIYEIIQNKKLKNTEK
- a CDS encoding DHA2 family efflux MFS transporter permease subunit; amino-acid sequence: MKNHDDVYKWLALFVVLIGTFMSVLSSSLINLALPKMMSVFGVTLSDITWVVTAYSLAMGAVVPLTGFLSDTIGIKKLYVIALSMFTLGSALSGMAWNNSAMIVFRVIQAIGGGLMSPVGMSIVYAIFPVEERGKALGIWGVAAMAAPALGPTLGGYILSNLDWRLLFYINVPIGIFGIIFAIFLLRETEKKPYEGNFDIIGFITSVVGIVCTLYVVGKWSSISWKEIHYPVLLTIGIFSLVLFVINELTHTNPLLDLRILKLYDYGLSQIISCVLVMALMGGAIYFHYIFKM
- a CDS encoding HlyD family efflux transporter periplasmic adaptor subunit produces the protein MESKRKVLMLSVVAVMLLVLGTIGAYYWYEGNYFVKTEDAKVAGDIVKVSPQMTGKLLELNVEEGQSLEKDQIIGRQEMGTLSDTNLEQSVIRSPISGFVLKKQATPGELVSTGQTIIMMVDPTNLYINANIEETDMAKLKIGQRVEITVDEYKGQKISGRVESIGKAANSAFSLLSGSTSGTFTKVVQRVPVKIVFDDKKNDNGLLLGTNAVVKIRIR
- a CDS encoding radical SAM protein, translating into MNNNQLNDYFSHSIHKIISDVVAGTFSNPKETAFLLKTLAYSKTATKYRNNYESRGKHIPAFLISSITHTCNLFCTGCYARKNKSCHEDNNSPMLSSQEWAAIFKQAKDLGILFNLLAGGEPLMRYDVIQAASQTPEIIFPIFTNGTLIDTKYIKLFKQSRNLIPIISLEGSQESTDLRRGKGIYKTIQEKMVQLNGEKILFGVSITATTKNLSEIVNVEFIDGLRQLGCRTVLFIEYVPVDSDTRNLAFSQKEREQLQQSQEELRNKYPSILFLSFPGDENKMGGCLAAGRGFFHINYQGEAEACPFSPYSDYRLRNHTLLEALDSPFFRRLQDNNLVGSEHAGGCALFDQEEKVIEILNRTNE
- a CDS encoding efflux RND transporter periplasmic adaptor subunit: MAKEALESAEKQLNTAQAQVNQAQSGLDIINANSSNGVIVAPVSGTVTSKNINVGEMAVAGANLMSIVNSDKTYINAYLPARLSNEIKQGQKVAIRISEIPDKLFDGKVSLVDTVVDAQNKNILVKVSMLENDPAVKVGMFAEIALKK